The genomic interval GCGCGACTGCACGAACACCTCGCGCAGGCGGCCCCGGGCGACCACGTCGCCGCTCACGGCGCGGGCCTCCACGTCGCCGGCCAGGTCGCGCGCCTCGACGTCGGCGCTCACCGTGTGGATGCGCACCGTCTTGCGGGCGGGGACGCGCACCTCGATGTCGGAGCCGCGCGAGCTGCCGCGGCGGGGGAGCACCACCCGCACCACCAGCCGGTCGCCCTCGGGGACCAGGTCCAGCCGCTCGGTGCCGCGCCCCAGCTCGCCGGTGACGTGCACCTCGTTGCGGCTCCAGCCCACCACGCGCACCGAGCCGGCGACGTTGTGGATCTCCACCACCCCGGTGGGGCCGGTGCTCCGGCGCTGGTCCACCCGCTCCTGTGCTCCCGCGCTCCCCGCCGCCGCCAGCGTGGCGGCGAGGACGGCCGGGACCATGATCTTAGCCTTCATCGGGGGTTCTCTCCCTCGTTCGGATCGGGATAACAACAGTCCTTAGTCCTTAGTGTCTTAGTGCCCAGTGCCCAGTGGTGTCTACTAAGGACTAAGCACTAAGGACTAACACACTTCGCACTTCGCCCTCAGAGCTCCACCGCCTGCTGGAGCATCCGCACCTTGGTGTCGTAGACGGCGGAGAGCATCTGCGCCAGCTCGCGGCTCGACGGGTCGCGCTCGAGCGCCGCCCGGCTCTCGGCGATCGCCTGGTCGATGATGCGGAGGTTCCGCTCCAGCGTGGCGACCGTCTCGGGGGCGAGCCGGCTCCGCCGCGTCTCCAGCACGGCGGCCAGGTCGTCGATGGCCTTCTGGTACTCGGCCTCGGCCGGCTGCAGCGCCACCAGCGCGGTGGTCGTCGGCGCGGCGGGCTGGTCGGCCACGATCCCGGGCAGCCTGTCCGGGGCCGGGTCGCCGCCGCGCTGCATGAAGAACATGGTCGTCACCGAGGTGCCGATCATGAGCACCACGGCGGCGGCGGCCAGCGTCATCCAGCGCGGCGGCGCCCAGGCGGAGCGGGGGCGCAGCGGGATCACCTTCGCGCCCCCGCGCGGCTCCAGCCGTGACTCGATCCCCGCCCAGAGGTCGCGGCCGGGAGCGATCTCGCGGGGGAGGAAGCGCGCCTCGTCCAGCAGCGAGCGGAGCGCGTCGACCTCGGCGCGGCACTCGGCGCAGGTCTGCAGGTGGAGCTGCACGGCGCGGCGCTCCCGGTCCGGCAGCTCGCCGCCGGCGAAGTCGTCCAGCCGCTCCAGGGCCTGTTCGTGCGTGATCATCGTCCCAGTGCCTCCCTCAAGAGCCTGCGCGCCCGGTGGAGTTGCGCCTTGCAGGTGCCCACCGCGGACCCCTGCATCCGGGCGATCTCTTCGTGCTTGTAGCCTTCCACGTCGTGGAGGACGAACACCGCGCGCGCCCCCGGCGGGAGCGTGGCGATGGCCCGCTCCAGGTCGAGCGCCTCGCCGGGATCCGGCGGCCGGGTGGGCGTCTCGAACGCCTCCAGCTCGTCGGTGGCGAACACCTTCCCCGCCCGGATCCCCTCGGAGCGCCGCTCGCCCAGGCAGACGTTCACCGCCAGGCGGTGCAGCCAGGTGGAGAAGGCGCTCTTCCCCTCGAACTGGGCGAGCTTCTCCCAGGCGCGGACGAACACGTCCTGCGTGAGCTCCTCGGCCCGCATCCCGTCTCCGGAGATGCGCAGGCAGATCGCGTACACCCGGTTCAGGTTCTCGCGGTAGAGCTGCTCGAAGGCGGCGACGTCGCCCTCCTGCGCCCGCCGCACCACGTCGGCGTTCGCGGTCGGACTGCCCTGCTCAACCAGCATCGTCGCCATCGATTCCGACCGGGTGAGGGTGTCGTCCGTCCGACCCGCGAGCACTCTGATGCGCCCCGGCTCTGGAGGGTTTAAACGGAGTCTGCCGCGCGTCTTCGGCGGGCCGCCCGGTCGTGCGGCCGGCGCTCGCATGCGCGGCAGGGGACTGCGGAGAGATCACGATGGGAGGTCGGACCCGAGGTAGAGGTG from Longimicrobium sp. carries:
- a CDS encoding zf-HC2 domain-containing protein; amino-acid sequence: MITHEQALERLDDFAGGELPDRERRAVQLHLQTCAECRAEVDALRSLLDEARFLPREIAPGRDLWAGIESRLEPRGGAKVIPLRPRSAWAPPRWMTLAAAAVVLMIGTSVTTMFFMQRGGDPAPDRLPGIVADQPAAPTTTALVALQPAEAEYQKAIDDLAAVLETRRSRLAPETVATLERNLRIIDQAIAESRAALERDPSSRELAQMLSAVYDTKVRMLQQAVEL
- a CDS encoding RNA polymerase sigma factor; this translates as MATMLVEQGSPTANADVVRRAQEGDVAAFEQLYRENLNRVYAICLRISGDGMRAEELTQDVFVRAWEKLAQFEGKSAFSTWLHRLAVNVCLGERRSEGIRAGKVFATDELEAFETPTRPPDPGEALDLERAIATLPPGARAVFVLHDVEGYKHEEIARMQGSAVGTCKAQLHRARRLLREALGR